The Labrus mixtus chromosome 18, fLabMix1.1, whole genome shotgun sequence DNA segment GGAGCCCAGCATCGACAGTGAGGCCCTTATTGACCAATAACCAGACCGCTAGCTGACACTGCTTCAGGTTAGGCGATGTATCAGATTCTAGATCCATCTGTGTCTCACTTCTGCTCTCAcgtctttattttcatgactgtaGCGTCAACATCTCTCAATATTTTCTCGAGAATGTTTAAAGGATTTACGAGTATTTATGTGCTGTAGTAGGGGGACATACAGTAGAAGTGTCAAAAGATACAATAAATAATATCAAAGTGCAAAAGTAAGGCATTCCTGCCTTTCAATGTTAATTAGCATTATACTTTAAATCTATTGAATACCTGGGGCTTAAACCCTTTTGTAAAGAGACACCTTCAGGTATGTAACTCAGATTATCTGCGTAGTCAGAACTGTGTGCATAAgattatgttttatgttgtaGTTATTTATCAGACTAAGCATAAACTAAAAACCCCAAAGGAATTACATTCAGACCCTGAAAATCCAGATTGGATGCACAAAAAAACTTCACATAACATTTGAAACTCATGAAAAATAGAACAGACATCAATACAGAAGGATTCTTCATGTGTGTAAAGCACATTAAGTGTGTGTTCAAGTACTACTCTACGCCTTGGAGTAAAAGCTGTCACATTTAACTTCTAAATCTCTTTAATGTTTCAAACACTGTTAAAttgatttattatatatttgGATATTTTGTTGGTCATTTATTCTAATTTATTCTCCTCTTGACAGGACTTTTGCTGAATCAACACGTTGTATTCTGTAGTTTGGAACACTAATCCTCAGGTTACAACGTGTCCGGTACAACCAGCCtccgtgcccccccccccctcctttgttATTAAATATGTCAGTGGGTTTAAAAGAAAGGATGTGGATCAGTATTAGTTTGGTTAGTATTGCAGCAAGGCTTGTGCAAAGTCATACAATAAATGGGCAGCtaggaaaaagagaaacttaCACTTTGAGGGAAGTAGAAGCACTTTGTGTTCTCCTCGTACTGCTGGTCAAGTCGCTTgtcctgcagaagaagaaaaaacaaacggAGCAGGATTAAGTCTTTAACTTGTTTAGAAAAGATGTATCTCCAATACTGCAGATTACAAAAAGGACAGTAAAAGTGACACTAAGAAGACACTTGTCCCGTTGTTTCTTACCACACAGTGAACCAGGATACTGAGAGGAATCCAGAAGACGAGGGAAAACACCACCACGGAGCCCACAATGTTATCAGCCAGGAACTTCCCTGAAAGTGAGGTGGCGCAGGGGATagaaagtgcaaacaaacaaacagaaagacaaagttcATTGGGAACCCTTTCACACATTCTCAGTGACCGATAAGATTTAAAAGCGGCCTGTTGAGCTTACCGAATGTATTAATGTCCAGCTTGTCGATAAAATCCCACAACCTCTCTATCACGTCCTGCACCTGCTTCATGCACTTCCCCTGTTTTAATGAGAGAAAGTAGAATGCTCTCCAGGCAGCCAAGAAACCTCAATATACAATAAATATGATTCAACATGACAGGATCCGCTGGAGTCCTGTacataaatcaaacagataTGAAGATTTAGTGACTAACTCCTTCGTCACAGAAGCCCACAGTGCAGGGTTTGCCTTTGCGGAGGAAAAGGAAACTGCCGTTGGACTGGATGAAGGGAGAACAGGCGCCGTCTTTTCCCCTGCAGCAAACTTTGCACGAGTCCTCCGTCTCTGCAAACAGAAGAGAGAACACACTGAGATGTTTTCGTAAATGGTTAATAAAGTGTAATAAGTATAACCATGCAAGAAAGACCTTATGAGAGTTATTGAGACATTTTGACGATGTATTTAAGTtgtatgtttgaatgtttcaaCAGGTTGTAGAAGTCTATGGCTTGTTGGATTTTCACATCCAATAGGACTCTCAATCAATGAGCTTAACCTCAAGTATAAAAATGTCCTCATCAGAAATGATTTGGTCTTTAAGATACAAGAAGTTGAAGTATAATGacatcataaaataaaacaagtatgATGTACACTACTTTACTTTACTTGTCTGTGATAAACAAGAACCTTTAGCACACACGTGGAAATTTTACCAGGGGTGTAAGCAGGACAAATCTAGggagttttgtgtatgtgtgaaagcaccaataaaaacactgattcTTCAAATGAACAGCTTCAAATCACAAAATTCAGTCACAAAATCTGCTTGACGAGGTTATTTTTTCCACTGACACATCTCTTACCATTGCAGGCACAGGACTGCAGGTTCTGCATGGCCTCACAGAAAGGGTTACATTCTCCATTATGGCACCGGCCGTTGTCCACACACACCGTGTTGTCTTCCGCGTTTTCAGGAGGTGGACACTGACTGCTGTTGCCTAAAATGTTTAATGAAGGAAGAAAGtcgtcatttttatttttagcaatATACAAAAAGGTGCCCATCACTGCAGCAGTAAGTGTTTGCAGAAATTGctgcagttcttcttcttcaccagcAGGAGGTGCTCACCTGTGCAGGATGATATGCCTTTACAGGTAGCGCTGATTGGTTCCTGGCACTTTGTTCCTGCCTTCTGGAACTTGCAGTTCATACAGCAGGGACTGTTTATGTCGCTGTGAAGGGATAACATGGTGTGAAAACAATGCGACTCAATCTAAAAAGGCACAAAGATTTTCCCCATCTCAAGATCAATGACATGCAATGCTTGATTTTGTATATCATGTTATACCTGCACTGTACATTGTATTTAAATTTGCAGTCGGATGTGCAGCAGAGGTCGTCATTGATGTGAAGCAGCCCGGGGTCacactcctccccctcctccactctgGAGTTTCCACATACTTTACTGTTCCTCTCCTTGAAACACACGGGAGCCTTAAAGCGTAACGTCTTTCCGACAGAGATcttgctgcaggtggagaaacgCTTTAGAACGGAAGGAGAAGATGACAAAAGTTAGATATTAACTTTAAGGGCATGCATCACACTCAGTATAAGGTCACATAACAAGGACTGCCGTGAAGCTAAAATCCTGCAAAGATAACAGATTATCATTTATACGAATGGCTGCATAAATAAAAAGTCAGGAAATGCAATGAAATGAAGGGATTTCTACCTGCAATGAGACCATATTGGGTAAAGACATACCATGAATTAGCAGGCAGTTTCATTGCCTTTGTATACATTTTGATATATGCATTCTGATGTGTTTCAAGATTCTGTTTTGACCCctggaattcttttttttttcttctaaagctTTGAGTCTGGATAGAGTTGTAACAGACATTAAACTGCAGCAACATTCATATGAGCTGCTAAACAAGGGGCAAAAAGGCACAGTACATTAACTGTCTGTCATCATATTTCACAGGAACTGTGACTCACATTTATCCAACACTCTGTGAATTGAAGTGTGACTGTTGTTTCTAAATGAGCTGCTTAATCTACACTCAGTATCATTCACTTAGGGTTCTGTATACCTAACAATTTACTACAAATCAATGCTTCTTTTGTGTCTCACAATAAATTGAAGATGAACAGTGTTTGTTCCGTGTTCAATATTTGGTACTGTACCTTGTTGTTGACATGGTCTCCGCTCACAGCAATGGGGTACATGACAAACTTCCCCCCGTTGTCGTCACTGGGAGCGCAGTACTGGATGTTGTCAGGGTCGTGCTCGGCTCCGAAGTTGTGGCCCAGCTCATGAGTGGTCACCAAATCGGCCTCCTGTATGGGTTTATAGAATGAATTGTATTACAAATATAGTTAACCATCATACCTATAAATCAAAcgtaaaaaaaatgcacaaaaactaaaTACAATTGTGAAATGACCAAATATCACCAATAAAAAAGCACATATATTATCCTGTATAATAAcgtggaaaacaacaacacacagaaaaagggATGCAGTTGTTGGAGGTCTGGGTTGGTTGTGTGTCACGGGGCCAGGATAAAACAGAGTTAGAAAGGAGAAGTGAGAGATTTGGACTCGCTGTTGGTCCATTTGTTAGCATTTTTGTCCACTTTTCAATGCTACCTTCTTAAAGCTGCTACAAAGATTTTAAAGATTGCGGCTGCCATTGCTGcacatgcatgtttgtgtgtgtgaaaaaccTACATCCACATTTATCTAGACCAATCAATCACCGTATGAAACATAACTCGAGGTTTTTCTGTGCTGGGAGAGCCCCTTCCCTGAAGCAGGAGCGCTAAAGTTACTCTTAACAGCACTATGAGAACTATGATTGTTGCTGTTCATTCAGTGTCAAGCTAAGAAAAAGGGGGGCAGAGTCCTCTAGCTGTAAGTCTCTCTGGTCTGAAAACTCAGAGCCTATAGCTGATTTACTCTTTTAATGCCACCCGGTTTTatagacattttttaacatcagtgtaaactgcagaggaaaaagaaacaaactgacaCATAAGGTGTCAAAATACAAAGTCATTACTCATCATCACACCCACACAACAAGGTGTGTCTGCCCTACTTAGAGCCCAAACTTGGCAGCAAGAAATGTTTCATAACTTCCTGGCGATAACCGAGAGCACTGAGAGATTAGTCGAGTCAGAAATGAAGGTTGAAAAACAGATAGTGAAGCAGACCTTTGTCAGGATGGTTTTGCCGTAGTTCTTGGTGCTGGTCAGGCCCGTGTTGAGGTAACTGGGCTTCTTGGAGGAGTGAGATGGGTAGTATGCTACAAAATGACACAGTTCATGAAAGGAGTTagtatttgttttgctttaaaagCCCACTGCTCGATACACCTTCTCTCCACCTCAGCATTAtttttttggctgtttttttttggctgtatTGGTTAGTCCGTCCAGGTGCTGAACAGATCTAAGAGCAGCCAGGCTCAGACTGCAAGAcgttttaaatgatttgaacCCATTTCACCCCAAGACAGTCACATTGTGGTCTGAGATCTTGGTCAGTACCAATGCTCAGCCCAGAATTATATTTCACCACTAATTATCGCTGAAAAAGAGAGTTAACCACAGAAGTATTCTATCATCCAGGCTTGTCAAGCATTCGGCTCTTGTTTTTATCTTACTGTAAAGTAACAGTACAGCAGGATCTGTCTCGATCTGTCTCAGCAATCTGTCTCAGCAATCTGTCTCAATTTACATTTACTTTCCCAAGAAGTTGTGTGATATCAAAACTAAAAGTTGTTCCCTCTGTAACtacaataatttaaaataacttaCGGTGTTTGATGCACCATTACTACAAAATCCTGaagtgtgtgcttgtttgtttcatctgtgAAGTTGCTCCTCTAGGTTATGCTGTTGTGCATTTGCATCTGAGCCTGGCCCTACAACAACACTTTCACTCaaccaaaaaacaaagtcattgtACTGtttaagggtgtgtgtgtgtgtgtgtgtgtgtgtgtgtgtgtgtgtgtgtgtgtgtgtgtgtgtgtgtgtgtgtgtgtgtgtgtgtgtgtgtgtgtgtgtttccttacGTTTTGGGCAGAGACCACCCAGGGCCTGAGGTTTGGAGGGGGCCACGTAAGCGAGCCCCAGCGTGCCCTCATCGAAATCCTGGTAAGTGAACAGGTGGGCCAGACACACAGTGGAGGCGTTGTCAGCGATGTCCGAGCTGAATTGCTGAGAGACAAAAgtagacatttaaactttactCAGTGATTTACAAGGACTCAGAAACACTGCAGattgttcctttaaataaaagaccTCTAAACTTTGACCCCATGAGGATAAACTGCAGCGTTGTGGCAAGATATTTTTTCATGAAGCGGGTCTTAGCCACTgcaatttcacattttaaaacaacaaatacaagtgCACTGCACCAGAGAAAGACGAATACTGATCTTCTTTAAGGGCAATTAGATAATAATATTTCCACTAGTactaatatttttaaaagtagataTTATGTAAACTAATATTAATGAGTAATCACATAACTCTCTAACATGTTTTCCTTATGACTGATGGTACAATCAGTATTTTCAGTTGCATTTCTTGTCTTTATCAATCAAGATATcatacatatttacttttcagatatttgtgtaaaaacatgttACATAAATTGGTTGAAAGTTAAATTTCTATTTTTTGGATCATCTCTTGTCTCAAAGTTTTGGCTGAAAAAAGACCCTCTCTGTAACACTTCCCAGCCCTGCCCAATCCTCACACAAAGACTGTATCTCTAAGTAAACGTTCTGTATCTATGCATAtatttatctgttgtgttgatctttgactctttctctctgtgcctGTTTCCTACCTCCAAAAGTCTCTTCACATCCCAGACCTCCCGACCCTTTCCAGGGCTGTTCTCCATGTTGTAGTGAACCCAGTTGGTGCTAACATGGCCAGCAGGAGGCTTTGTGGGCTCCTTGTTGATGATGATCTGAAAAAATAGTCGTCGTTTATGTACATTTTATCAGAATAATACAATTTATTAAGGACACTTAAAACAAATCTCAATATAATGTCTCATAATGTTGAGCATCGTAAAGTCTCAACTGTGACAAGTTTTGCCCACCATACACATTAAATCTATTCAATATTAACTTAATTAATCATGACATATATCTACAAGATAGTTTGTAAACAGTGCGTCTGGATCAGTTCAATACACAAAGTTCTGTTGAATCCCCAGTGTTTCTCTGAAGGTGATAGAGGCAGCACATTCAAAGTTCTTCTTGACGTGTCAGATGAAGAAAACAACTCAGAGCGGTTAAATGAATGCATATCTTTTCAGTGAGAAAACCCAGGACTCGCAGTATGACAAACAGTGTCTCCATTCATTCCAAAAGACTGTGGAACAAATCAAATTAGCCCACAAGGCTAACACAAAAGGTTTCAGTTCCTCCTAAAAAATGCTGCTCTCAAACTTGCTCACAGCTTCACTTCCGGAACTAAATTCATTCGAAAAACAAGCCCACCATGCTTTTAGGAGCAAAGATGTCTAAAGCTTAAACTCCACAAACTGTTTCAGATGTAGAACTTTAAACCATTTGACTAAGAACACCCAGAACAGCAGCACACACCACACCTGATGGATCTGGACACCGTAGCCTTTGAATTCATCGTCCCAGGTTGTGTTCCTGTAAATGTCGTCCACTCGATCAATCAGCTCGATCtaagaggagaagaaacaaacagatatttttttaagaacataCAAAAGTTATATTTAAATAGCACTACCTAAATTTCATTTAGACAGCTTTTTCCACGGACAAATTCGACATACTGATTTGACATTGCGAATAGGTATATTGGACTGTGTTAAACTAACTAGGGAAATCACAAGGTGACAATAAAGctgtgtttttcactttaacACTATATGACTGCCAGTTAAAGCTTCATGGTGAATTATGTCTGAACTTATTAGGTTTTTGTGCTCATAACCAACCAGGTAGTTGAGAGTGACGCTCTCTTGTCCTCGgcccatgtttttaaaaaatcgaTAATCTGCAACCAGCAGCAGGGGGCAGGTATTCTTCTTGTGGTCGTGagcctgtctcttctctctgtggTGGTGTCCTATGAGAGAAACGGATACAGAGAGGAGGTAGAGTTTCAaagaaagtagccacaggtagACACAGTCGGTTTTTCAGCATTTACATTCATAAATAGTCAAGCATAAGCTGACAAAACACTATAAGAAGCAACGACAGTAAACTATAGCAGGTTTCATACATGACAGTACAACACAAAGTTTGATTCATTTTATACAAAACCTTGTATGTGGAGAAGGATAACAGATGCAATGTGCAATTAATATGAGTTTCAATTGCTTGAAGGACTTTTATGCTTGCAACAGCAAAGATTCTACATGCTTTATCTTCAAAGGTTATTGTCACACAGTGAGACAAAAGGTTGTCCACATTTTTGATACTTGAATactatgtgttttaaaaaaaaatcaatctccGTTATTGCAATGATTCATAGGTACTAAAGCACGTCAAAGAACTTAGGAAACACATCGGCCACGGCATCTAATTGTGCTGCAAGAATTTGCTTGTATTTTTGGTTCTTCAAAACAAGAAGTTATGTAATATCGGGGGGGCCTAGGACTTGTAttttctggtattgtgacaacagCATGAGAAAACAGCTTATGAATAAAACCCAGAGTCATTACTAGACCCCCTTAAGAATCATTAGTAAAGGCTCTACATACCTCAGTTTGGTCTAATGAATACCTCGTCAAATTTATAAGAGCCCACTTGATGccataaaatgtcacattttgcagtcatttttttgaaactgaaaacaaaaatcagtATTCTCTCACTGCCACACAGAATCAGCATGGAGGAAATCTGTAGCAATGCCTAAGAACCTCATACATCCCAGACTCTTttaagagtcagaaatcattGAATAACAAAAAAGGACAACAGGAAGCCATCCCATATGAGCATTACATCATACACTCAGCTCTGCACTGTTCAGaagtgtgggtgtgtgctgCCCTGGCTTCCACAACAAGCAGTGGGAGACCAGTGACGACTCGGTGTCATCTTGTTGGGCGGAACAGCCTCCGTGAATTTTAATGCCTCCTCCATAAAGAACCTTCACCTCAACTCATATCCCAAATGAGGGCTTTCAACCAGCAGCCAGTGCGAGGTGTTTGAGATAGCTCCTCTGGCACATTATCACTGCTATATGCTTTACATTTCAGAGCAGCACAAAGAATCAAAAGGCATTCGCTTGTTACATAATAC contains these protein-coding regions:
- the adam17a gene encoding disintegrin and metalloproteinase domain-containing protein 17a isoform X3 translates to MRSLVLFVFLAPCWVNGAVKSRDITEQNHEENPEFDALNSLLSDFEVLPLSGLQLHSVRKRDVHTQSHLERLVSFRALHRHFKLYLTTNTGLFTDNFKAVFVDKHGKEENYDVHLQNYFTGHVVGEENSRVQAHIDGDEFSAHILTDEAEYNIEPLWRFTDSPTDGRLLVYRSEDIKNLSRIASPKVCGYVQAEAKDLLPQTARRDSGHHHREKRQAHDHKKNTCPLLLVADYRFFKNMGRGQESVTLNYLIELIDRVDDIYRNTTWDDEFKGYGVQIHQIIINKEPTKPPAGHVSTNWVHYNMENSPGKGREVWDVKRLLEQFSSDIADNASTVCLAHLFTYQDFDEGTLGLAYVAPSKPQALGGLCPKPYYPSHSSKKPSYLNTGLTSTKNYGKTILTKEADLVTTHELGHNFGAEHDPDNIQYCAPSDDNGGKFVMYPIAVSGDHVNNKRFSTCSKISVGKTLRFKAPVCFKERNSKVCGNSRVEEGEECDPGLLHINDDLCCTSDCKFKYNVQCSDINSPCCMNCKFQKAGTKCQEPISATCKGISSCTGNSSQCPPPENAEDNTVCVDNGRCHNGECNPFCEAMQNLQSCACNETEDSCKVCCRGKDGACSPFIQSNGSFLFLRKGKPCTVGFCDEGGKCMKQVQDVIERLWDFIDKLDINTFGKFLADNIVGSVVVFSLVFWIPLSILVHCVDKRLDQQYEENTKCFYFPQSQMVEVCSRAPALESRNAEQPRVNIHAHRQASLLLRRPDRALLPAPSAAEPGRRTSRGQQQQYPGPRSELRPHPGQRRGASDGHHPGGHQQRLSPGRGGPVGRFHNRRSLLVGYEILLRGSDRTEPVGKGPAAPQEAGLH
- the adam17a gene encoding disintegrin and metalloproteinase domain-containing protein 17a isoform X1, with the protein product MRSLVLFVFLAPCWVNGAVKSRDITEQNHEENPEFDALNSLLSDFEVLPLSGLQLHSVRKRDVHTQSHLERLVSFRALHRHFKLYLTTNTGLFTDNFKAVFVDKHGKEENYDVHLQNYFTGHVVGEENSRVQAHIDGDEFSAHILTDEAEYNIEPLWRFTDSPTDGRLLVYRSEDIKNLSRIASPKVCGYVQAEAKDLLPQTARRDSGGIKAVDREEGHHHREKRQAHDHKKNTCPLLLVADYRFFKNMGRGQESVTLNYLIELIDRVDDIYRNTTWDDEFKGYGVQIHQIIINKEPTKPPAGHVSTNWVHYNMENSPGKGREVWDVKRLLEQFSSDIADNASTVCLAHLFTYQDFDEGTLGLAYVAPSKPQALGGLCPKPYYPSHSSKKPSYLNTGLTSTKNYGKTILTKEADLVTTHELGHNFGAEHDPDNIQYCAPSDDNGGKFVMYPIAVSGDHVNNKRFSTCSKISVGKTLRFKAPVCFKERNSKVCGNSRVEEGEECDPGLLHINDDLCCTSDCKFKYNVQCSDINSPCCMNCKFQKAGTKCQEPISATCKGISSCTGNSSQCPPPENAEDNTVCVDNGRCHNGECNPFCEAMQNLQSCACNETEDSCKVCCRGKDGACSPFIQSNGSFLFLRKGKPCTVGFCDEGGKCMKQVQDVIERLWDFIDKLDINTFGKFLADNIVGSVVVFSLVFWIPLSILVHCVDKRLDQQYEENTKCFYFPQSQMVEVCSRAPALESRNAEQPRVNIHAHRQASLLLRRPDRALLPAPSAAEPGRRTSRGQQQQYPGPRSELRPHPGQRRGASDGHHPGGHQQRLSPGRGGPVGRFHNRRSLLVGYEILLRGSDRTEPVGKGPAAPQEAGLH
- the adam17a gene encoding disintegrin and metalloproteinase domain-containing protein 17a isoform X2, with protein sequence MRSLVLFVFLAPCWVNGAVKSRDITEQNHEENPEFDALNSLLSDFEVLPLSGLQLHSVRKRDVHTQSHLERLVSFRALHRHFKLYLTTNTGLFTDNFKAVFVDKHGKEENYDVHLQNYFTGHVVGEENSRVQAHIDGDEFSAHILTDEAEYNIEPLWRFTDSPTDGRLLVYRSEDIKNLSRIASPKVCGYVQAEAKDLLPQTARRDSGGIKAVDREEGHHHREKRQAHDHKKNTCPLLLVADYRFFKNMGRGQESVTLNYLIELIDRVDDIYRNTTWDDEFKGYGVQIHQIIINKEPTKPPAGHVSTNWVHYNMENSPGKGREVWDVKRLLEQFSSDIADNASTVCLAHLFTYQDFDEGTLGLAYVAPSKPQALGGLCPKPYYPSHSSKKPSYLNTGLTSTKNYGKTILTKEADLVTTHELGHNFGAEHDPDNIQYCAPSDDNGGKFVMYPIAVSGDHVNNKRFSTCSKISVGKTLRFKAPVCFKERNSKVCGNSRVEEGEECDPGLLHINDDLCCTSDCKFKYNVQCSDINSPCCMNCKFQKAGTKCQEPISATCKGISSCTGNSSQCPPPENAEDNTVCVDNGRCHNGECNPFCEAMQNLQSCACNETEDSCKVCCRGKDGACSPFIQSNGSFLFLRKGKPCTVGFCDEGGKCMKQVQDVIERLWDFIDKLDINTFGKFLADNIVGSVVVFSLVFWIPLSILVHCVDKRLDQQYEENTKCFYFPQSSQEMLSNPESTSMRIVKPLSSSGGRTAPSFLLPQQLSQAAAPLVASSSSTPDPGPNYVPTPDSAGGLRMATIQEDTSSDSHLGEEGLSDDFTTAGASSSAMKSSYEDLTEQNLSARDRRRLKRQDCIDTKETEC